The following proteins are co-located in the Rubidibacter lacunae KORDI 51-2 genome:
- a CDS encoding Mu transposase domain-containing protein: protein LAEGLQNALHASGGSPKQHRTDSLSAAYRNLGGKRQKPLTQLYDALCDHYRMEPTRNNRGVTHENGAIESPHGHLKNRIEQAIYLRGSADFPSVEAYQAVVAAAAEGLNRQHADKFAAERAALQPLPKYRVPDYEILTARVSRHSTIEVRCILYTVPSRLIGQRVELHLYHDRILGFWGQTQVFALTRMRVQGNGKRRGRCIDYRHVIEGLRRKPRALLYCTWQKELLPNERYRQLWNQLKTDYERDRAARLMVEALYQAATHGEDRVADYLERELAAGSLTPQRLQVQFQSQHLASVPALQVEQHSLHSYDQLLSSGGNAADPDPVPEPDGAAQADAP, encoded by the coding sequence TTAGCGGAAGGACTGCAAAACGCCTTGCATGCCTCGGGAGGGAGTCCCAAACAGCACCGCACCGACAGTCTGAGCGCCGCCTATCGCAATCTGGGTGGCAAACGTCAAAAGCCCTTGACGCAGCTGTACGACGCCCTGTGCGACCACTACCGCATGGAACCGACGCGCAACAATCGGGGCGTGACGCACGAGAACGGCGCGATAGAGTCTCCCCACGGACATTTGAAAAACCGTATCGAACAAGCCATCTACCTGCGCGGCAGTGCCGATTTCCCGAGCGTGGAGGCCTATCAGGCAGTAGTGGCGGCGGCAGCAGAGGGGTTGAACCGCCAACACGCGGACAAGTTTGCCGCGGAGAGAGCGGCACTGCAGCCCCTGCCCAAATACCGGGTGCCGGACTACGAAATCCTGACGGCGCGGGTCAGCCGCCACAGCACCATCGAAGTGCGCTGCATCCTTTACACCGTCCCGTCCCGGCTCATCGGTCAGCGGGTCGAGCTGCACCTCTACCACGACCGCATTCTGGGCTTCTGGGGTCAAACCCAAGTCTTCGCCCTCACCCGGATGCGCGTCCAGGGGAACGGGAAACGTCGGGGACGCTGCATTGACTATCGCCACGTCATCGAGGGGTTGCGCCGGAAACCGCGAGCGTTGCTCTACTGCACCTGGCAAAAGGAGCTGTTACCCAACGAGCGCTATCGCCAGCTCTGGAATCAGCTCAAAACCGACTACGAGCGCGACCGGGCGGCCCGCTTGATGGTGGAAGCGCTTTACCAAGCAGCGACCCACGGCGAAGACCGGGTTGCCGATTACTTGGAACGGGAATTAGCCGCTGGCAGCCTCACGCCGCAGCGCCTGCAGGTCCAATTCCAATCCCAGCACCTCGCCTCGGTGCCGGCGCTCCAAGTCGAACAACATTCCCTGCACAGTTATGACCAACTCCTCTCCTCGGGAGGGAACGCCGCCGACCCCGACCCCGTTCCAGAGCCTGACGGTGCTGCTCAAGCAGATGCGCCTGA